The proteins below are encoded in one region of Aestuariivirga litoralis:
- a CDS encoding NADH:flavin oxidoreductase, whose protein sequence is MSSDPLLRPFKLKHLTLKNRLMTTSHEPAYPEDGLPKDRYRLYHVERAKGGLALTMTAGSAAVSLDSPPVFNNILAWKDEVVPYLKRLTDECHDYGTAVMIQLTHLGRRTRWDKGDWLPVVSPSHEREAAHRAFPKKIEDWDIKRIQQDFVDAADRMKAAGLDGLEIESYGHLNDQFWSPLTNTLEAPYGGSLDNRLRFTFDVLQRIREKVGPNFILGLRYTADEVTTGGIDKAEGLEISRRLKDSGLVDYLNIIRGRIDTDPALTDVIPIQGMRSAPHLDFAGEIRAATQFPTFHAGRLADVATARHAIATGKVDMVGLTRPHMTEPHIVKKLMAGKEEDIRPCVGANYCLDRIYQGGLAFCIHNAATGREETMPHDIPRASNKRRVVIVGAGPAGLEAARVAGERGHEVIVFEAADKPGGQIRLTAQTPRRKEMIGIIEWRMKQCERLGVTIHFNRLAGAADVMDEKPDVVVIATGGLPHTEIMREGNELAVSSWDIISGDAKPGSNVLVFDDAGDPPALQAADVIAAAGGQVEIMTPDRSFAPEIMAMNLVPYMRSLQQKKATFTVTWRLLAARRVGNQIEAEVGSDYGGWTKKALYDQIVINNGTRPLDEIYFELKPMSSNLGEVDHQALVKGKPQDVRSNPQGAFQLFRIGDAVAARNTHAAIYDALRLVKDI, encoded by the coding sequence ATGTCTTCCGATCCCCTGCTGCGGCCGTTCAAACTCAAGCATCTCACCCTGAAAAACCGGCTGATGACGACGTCACATGAGCCGGCTTATCCCGAGGACGGTCTGCCGAAGGATCGGTATCGCCTCTATCACGTCGAGCGCGCCAAGGGCGGCCTGGCGCTGACCATGACGGCAGGTTCTGCCGCCGTCTCGCTCGACAGCCCGCCGGTGTTCAACAACATCCTGGCGTGGAAGGACGAGGTGGTGCCTTATCTCAAGCGCCTCACTGATGAGTGCCATGACTATGGCACCGCGGTGATGATCCAGTTGACGCATCTGGGCCGGCGCACCCGCTGGGACAAGGGCGACTGGCTGCCGGTGGTTTCGCCAAGTCATGAGCGCGAGGCGGCGCATCGCGCATTTCCGAAAAAGATCGAAGATTGGGACATCAAGCGCATCCAGCAGGATTTCGTCGATGCTGCCGACCGTATGAAGGCGGCGGGGCTGGACGGGCTGGAGATTGAATCCTACGGGCATCTCAATGACCAGTTCTGGTCGCCGCTGACCAACACGCTTGAGGCGCCCTATGGCGGCTCGCTTGATAACCGGCTGCGCTTCACGTTTGACGTGTTGCAGCGCATTCGCGAGAAAGTCGGCCCGAATTTCATTTTGGGACTGCGTTACACGGCGGATGAAGTGACGACTGGCGGCATCGACAAGGCCGAAGGCTTGGAGATTTCCCGGCGCCTGAAGGATTCAGGGCTGGTGGATTATCTGAATATCATCCGTGGACGGATTGATACCGATCCGGCGCTGACTGATGTGATCCCCATTCAGGGCATGCGCTCTGCGCCGCATCTGGATTTCGCCGGTGAAATCCGCGCCGCTACGCAGTTCCCGACCTTCCATGCCGGCAGGCTGGCGGATGTGGCCACGGCGCGCCATGCCATCGCCACCGGCAAGGTGGATATGGTGGGGCTTACGCGCCCGCATATGACTGAGCCGCATATCGTCAAGAAACTGATGGCCGGGAAAGAAGAAGACATTCGCCCCTGCGTGGGTGCGAATTACTGCCTCGACCGGATCTATCAAGGAGGCCTCGCCTTCTGCATTCACAACGCCGCCACCGGCCGCGAAGAAACGATGCCGCATGATATTCCGCGCGCTTCAAATAAGCGCCGCGTGGTGATCGTGGGGGCTGGTCCTGCTGGGCTGGAAGCTGCGCGCGTGGCGGGTGAGCGCGGGCATGAAGTGATTGTGTTCGAAGCTGCCGACAAGCCGGGCGGACAGATCAGACTCACGGCGCAAACGCCGCGCCGCAAGGAAATGATCGGCATCATCGAATGGCGCATGAAGCAGTGTGAGCGGCTTGGAGTTACGATTCATTTCAATCGCTTGGCCGGCGCTGCTGATGTGATGGATGAGAAGCCTGATGTAGTGGTGATCGCTACCGGCGGCCTTCCACACACCGAGATTATGCGCGAAGGCAATGAACTCGCCGTATCGAGTTGGGATATCATCTCCGGCGATGCCAAGCCCGGCAGCAATGTGCTGGTGTTTGATGATGCGGGCGACCCTCCTGCCCTGCAAGCCGCCGATGTGATCGCTGCTGCTGGCGGCCAGGTTGAAATCATGACGCCGGACCGGAGCTTCGCACCCGAAATCATGGCGATGAATCTGGTGCCTTATATGCGTTCGCTTCAGCAGAAGAAGGCGACCTTCACTGTCACCTGGCGGTTGCTCGCCGCGCGCCGCGTAGGCAACCAGATCGAAGCCGAAGTGGGCAGCGATTATGGCGGCTGGACGAAGAAGGCGCTGTATGACCAGATCGTCATCAACAATGGCACAAGGCCGCTGGACGAAATCTATTTCGAGTTGAAACCGATGAGTTCGAACCTGGGTGAAGTGGACCATCAGGCTTTGGTGAAGGGCAAGCCGCAGGACGTGCGATCGAATCCGCAAGGTGCGTTCCAGCTGTTCCGGATTGGTGACGCGGTGGCTGCGCGTAACACGCATGCTGCGATTTACGATGCGCTGAGGTTGGTGAAGGATATTTGA
- the dxs gene encoding 1-deoxy-D-xylulose-5-phosphate synthase, producing the protein MPSPLLDQIHNPEDLRKLPDADLPELAKELREDMIASVSKTGGHLGAGLGVVELTIALHHVFNTPDDRLIWDVGHQAYPHKILTGRRERFGTLRQEGGISGFTRRAESEYDPFGAAHSSTSISAGLGMAVARDLKGEKRNVIAVIGDGAMSAGMAFEALNNAGAMDARMIVILNDNDMSIAPPSGAMSAYLARLATGKTYLGARDIGKKISGALGKSMDRTIHRVVGHARGFVTGGTMFEELGFTHIGPIDGHDFAHLVPVLRNVRDNITGPVLIHVVTRKGKGYPPAEAAADKYHGVNKFNVITGEQSKPASNAPAYTKVFGQALVQEAELDDKIVAITAAMPSGTGLDLFSEKFPARFFDVGIAEQHGVTFAAGLAVEGLKPFAAIYSTFLQRAYDQVVHDVAIQKLPVRFPIDRAGFVGADGPTHCGAFDIGYLASLPGFVVMAAADEAELKHMVRTSADYDEGPISFRYPRGDGVGVDMPERGMFLEIGKGRIVKEGTRIAILSFGTRLQDSLKAAQELDGMGLSTTVADARFAKPLDVDLIKRLAENHEALIMVEEGAAGGFGAQVMHEMAKLGLLDRGLKIRSLTLPDEFTEQAKPEVMYAKAGLDQKGIVASALQALGVAASATAMKRA; encoded by the coding sequence TTGCCCTCACCGTTACTAGACCAGATCCATAATCCGGAAGATTTGCGCAAACTGCCCGATGCAGATTTGCCGGAACTGGCCAAGGAACTGCGCGAGGACATGATCGCCTCCGTCTCCAAGACGGGTGGCCATCTGGGCGCGGGGCTCGGTGTCGTCGAACTCACCATCGCACTCCATCATGTGTTCAACACGCCGGATGACCGGCTGATCTGGGATGTGGGCCACCAGGCCTATCCTCACAAGATTCTCACCGGCCGCCGCGAACGTTTCGGCACGCTGCGTCAGGAAGGCGGCATTTCCGGTTTCACTCGCCGCGCTGAAAGCGAATATGATCCCTTCGGTGCCGCGCATTCTTCCACTTCGATTTCCGCCGGCCTCGGCATGGCAGTGGCGCGCGACTTGAAGGGCGAGAAGCGCAATGTGATCGCGGTGATCGGTGATGGCGCCATGTCTGCCGGCATGGCCTTTGAAGCGCTGAACAATGCAGGCGCCATGGATGCGCGCATGATCGTCATCCTCAACGACAATGACATGTCGATTGCGCCTCCGTCCGGCGCGATGAGCGCCTATCTCGCACGCCTCGCCACCGGCAAAACCTATCTGGGCGCGCGCGACATCGGCAAGAAAATTTCCGGTGCGCTGGGCAAGAGCATGGACCGCACGATACATCGCGTGGTCGGCCATGCGCGTGGCTTCGTCACTGGCGGCACCATGTTTGAAGAACTTGGCTTCACCCATATAGGCCCGATTGACGGGCATGACTTCGCGCATCTGGTGCCCGTTCTGCGCAATGTGCGGGACAATATCACAGGCCCGGTACTGATCCATGTGGTCACGCGCAAGGGCAAGGGCTATCCGCCCGCTGAAGCCGCCGCCGATAAATATCACGGCGTGAACAAGTTCAACGTGATCACCGGCGAACAATCCAAGCCCGCATCCAACGCGCCCGCTTACACCAAGGTGTTCGGTCAGGCTTTGGTGCAGGAGGCTGAGCTGGATGACAAGATCGTCGCCATCACCGCCGCCATGCCGTCTGGCACAGGGCTAGATCTGTTCAGCGAAAAATTCCCCGCGCGATTTTTCGATGTGGGCATTGCGGAGCAGCATGGCGTGACCTTCGCAGCAGGCCTTGCGGTAGAGGGCCTAAAACCTTTCGCGGCCATCTATTCCACCTTCCTGCAGCGCGCCTATGATCAGGTGGTGCATGACGTAGCGATCCAGAAACTCCCCGTGCGCTTCCCTATCGATCGCGCGGGTTTCGTCGGCGCCGATGGCCCCACCCATTGCGGCGCGTTCGATATTGGCTATCTTGCGTCGCTGCCCGGCTTTGTGGTGATGGCCGCGGCGGACGAGGCCGAGCTGAAACACATGGTGCGCACCTCGGCAGACTATGATGAAGGCCCGATCTCTTTCCGTTATCCACGCGGCGATGGCGTTGGCGTGGATATGCCTGAACGTGGCATGTTCCTCGAAATTGGCAAGGGCCGCATCGTCAAGGAAGGCACGCGCATTGCCATTCTTTCGTTTGGCACAAGGCTGCAGGATTCTCTCAAGGCGGCGCAGGAACTCGATGGCATGGGCCTGTCCACCACGGTCGCCGATGCCCGCTTTGCCAAGCCGCTCGATGTGGATTTGATCAAGCGCCTCGCCGAAAACCATGAAGCCCTCATCATGGTGGAGGAGGGCGCTGCCGGCGGCTTTGGCGCGCAGGTGATGCATGAAATGGCCAAGCTGGGCCTACTGGACCGTGGCCTCAAAATCCGCAGCCTCACGCTGCCCGATGAATTCACCGAACAGGCCAAACCCGAGGTGATGTATGCCAAAGCCGGCCTCGACCAAAAGGGCATCGTGGCGTCGGCGCTGCAGGCGCTGGGTGTTGCTGCATCAGCAACCGCGATGAAGCGGGCTTGA
- a CDS encoding DMT family transporter — MTPKTKGTALVVSSALLWSIGGTIARFLSVTDSWTIVFWRSLFAALFLLIFMLVNDGPKETAAMFRRMGWAGWAVAVCFAIASTSFVVAMGYTTIANILLIQAGVPLIAALLAWIFFREKVTTPTMLAIAAVIAGVGVMVSESFNGKVSPIGDGLAVVIAVVFAIATVISRHHSEVRMMPAVCLATTIAALFASTQLASFAVSKTDFGLLILFGAVNLGAGLAVFTMGVRLIPAAFAALLGTLEPALGPIWVWLVHGEVPSSRTIIGGAVVFVALFIHLFLEWRRQPEDHSEQVFTV, encoded by the coding sequence ATGACGCCCAAGACCAAAGGAACCGCCCTCGTTGTGTCCTCCGCCTTGCTGTGGAGCATCGGCGGCACCATTGCGCGCTTTTTGAGTGTGACTGACTCCTGGACCATCGTGTTCTGGCGCTCGCTGTTCGCGGCCTTGTTCCTTTTGATCTTTATGTTGGTCAATGATGGGCCGAAGGAAACCGCCGCCATGTTCCGACGCATGGGTTGGGCCGGTTGGGCCGTGGCTGTGTGCTTCGCTATTGCTTCGACCAGTTTTGTGGTGGCGATGGGTTATACGACCATCGCCAACATCCTGCTCATTCAAGCGGGCGTACCATTGATTGCCGCATTGCTGGCGTGGATTTTCTTCCGCGAAAAAGTGACAACGCCCACCATGCTGGCCATCGCCGCGGTGATCGCGGGTGTGGGCGTCATGGTGTCTGAATCTTTCAACGGCAAAGTCTCGCCCATCGGTGACGGATTGGCCGTTGTCATCGCCGTGGTATTCGCCATCGCCACCGTTATCTCGCGCCATCACAGCGAAGTGCGGATGATGCCCGCCGTGTGCCTGGCAACAACCATCGCCGCACTTTTCGCAAGCACCCAATTGGCCAGCTTCGCCGTGTCCAAAACCGATTTCGGGTTGCTAATCCTGTTCGGCGCGGTCAATCTCGGCGCAGGCCTCGCCGTTTTCACCATGGGTGTGCGTCTGATCCCTGCCGCCTTCGCCGCGTTGCTCGGCACGTTGGAACCCGCACTCGGCCCCATCTGGGTCTGGCTGGTGCATGGCGAAGTGCCCAGCTCACGCACCATCATCGGCGGTGCCGTGGTTTTCGTCGCACTCTTCATCCATCTGTTCCTGGAATGGCGCCGCCAGCCCGAGGATCATTCGGAGCAAGTATTTACGGTTTAA
- a CDS encoding NAD(P)H-dependent oxidoreductase, translating to MPLHPHAPARSLAADLLARREREGRDIRIGLVGCGEMGTDIFTQVHQMEGLHVAAVAERRPGQAASALEIAGYDASMEMRVTGQQKLDAAIESGKTAVTDDHNLIVKSPLIDVIIDATGKPAMGAEVGLTAIEHGKHLVMMNVEADVTVGAFLKREAKRAGVVYSLGAGDEPSSCIELINFVTGLGCPIIAAGKGKNNPLKYDATPDEFRDEAQRRNMNVRMLVEFVDGSKTMVEMAAISNATGLVPDVPGMHGPNANLDNLEKVMCPVEDGGVLSKKGCVDFSIGDVAPGVFVIAEMSHPRLRERMNDLKLGEGPYFKFIRPYHLTSLEVPLTCARVMLYGVPDMEPRDVPVSEVCAVAKKDLAVGDKLDAIGQYTYRAFIMTAGDARAARAVPCGLVEGGKVTAAIKKGELLTHANIAVDGTSKLVALRQRQDAMLGY from the coding sequence ATGCCCCTTCACCCCCATGCCCCCGCCCGCAGCCTGGCTGCCGACCTTCTGGCGCGGCGCGAGCGTGAAGGCCGCGACATCAGGATCGGCCTCGTTGGTTGTGGCGAAATGGGCACCGATATCTTTACGCAAGTGCACCAGATGGAAGGCCTGCATGTGGCGGCCGTCGCCGAGCGCCGCCCCGGCCAGGCGGCCAGCGCGCTGGAAATTGCTGGATATGATGCCAGCATGGAAATGCGCGTCACCGGTCAGCAGAAACTTGACGCCGCCATCGAAAGCGGCAAGACGGCGGTGACCGATGATCACAACCTGATTGTCAAAAGCCCATTGATCGATGTGATCATCGATGCCACCGGCAAACCCGCCATGGGCGCGGAAGTGGGCCTCACTGCCATCGAGCACGGCAAGCATCTGGTAATGATGAATGTCGAAGCCGATGTCACGGTGGGCGCCTTCCTCAAGCGCGAAGCCAAACGCGCCGGCGTGGTCTATTCTTTGGGCGCGGGCGATGAGCCCAGCTCCTGCATTGAACTGATCAATTTCGTCACCGGCCTCGGCTGCCCCATCATCGCCGCGGGCAAGGGCAAGAACAATCCGCTGAAATACGACGCCACACCGGATGAGTTCCGCGACGAAGCGCAGCGCCGCAACATGAATGTGCGCATGCTGGTGGAATTCGTCGATGGCTCGAAGACCATGGTGGAAATGGCGGCCATCTCCAATGCCACCGGCCTCGTTCCCGATGTGCCCGGCATGCACGGGCCCAACGCAAATCTCGATAACCTTGAAAAGGTCATGTGCCCGGTTGAAGATGGCGGCGTGCTGTCGAAAAAGGGCTGCGTTGATTTCAGCATTGGCGATGTGGCGCCGGGCGTGTTTGTGATCGCTGAAATGAGCCATCCACGCCTGCGTGAACGCATGAATGATTTGAAGCTGGGCGAGGGGCCTTATTTCAAATTCATCCGCCCCTATCATTTGACTTCGCTGGAAGTGCCGCTCACCTGTGCGCGCGTGATGCTGTACGGCGTACCGGATATGGAGCCGCGCGATGTGCCGGTCTCGGAAGTTTGTGCTGTGGCCAAGAAAGACTTGGCAGTAGGTGACAAGCTGGATGCCATCGGCCAATACACTTATCGCGCTTTCATCATGACCGCAGGTGATGCCCGGGCCGCCAGGGCTGTGCCTTGCGGCCTCGTTGAAGGCGGCAAGGTGACGGCTGCGATCAAGAAGGGCGAGCTGTTGACCCATGCCAATATCGCGGTCGATGGTACTTCAAAACTTGTCGCTCTGCGCCAACGCCAGGATGCCATGCTGGGCTATTAA
- a CDS encoding acyl-CoA carboxylase subunit beta translates to MKDVIAELEKRRTEARNGGGEARIAAQHAKGKLTARERIEVLLDEGSFEEYDMFVTHRSTEFGMDKQKVAGDGVVTGWGTINGRMVCVFSQDFTVLGGSLSETHAQKICKIMDMAVKMGAPMIGLNDSGGARIQEGVASLAGYAEVFRRNASASGVVPQISVIMGPCAGGAVYSPAMTDFIFMVKDTSYMFVTGPDVVKTVTNEIVTAEELGGATTHTTKSSVADGAFENDVETLEQVRRLFDFLPLSNREPAPTRPFHDEPDRMEMRLDTLIPDSAAKPYDMKELVLALADEGDFFEIQQAFARNIITGFIRIEGQTVGVVANQPLHLAGVLDIDSSRKSARFVRFCDAFSIPILTLVDVPGFLPGVAQELGGVIKHGAKLLFAYSQATVPMVTLITRKAYGGAYDVMASKHIGADVNYAWPSAEIAVMGAKGATEILYRSELADKDKIAARTQEYEARFANPFVAAERGFIDEVIMPHASRKRIARAFAALRKKKVEVAWKKHDTIPL, encoded by the coding sequence ATGAAAGACGTCATCGCCGAGCTGGAAAAGCGCCGCACCGAAGCCCGAAACGGCGGCGGTGAAGCACGCATTGCCGCGCAACATGCCAAGGGTAAGCTGACGGCGCGCGAGCGCATCGAAGTGCTGCTCGATGAAGGCTCGTTCGAAGAATACGACATGTTCGTCACCCACCGCTCAACCGAATTCGGCATGGACAAGCAGAAGGTGGCGGGCGATGGCGTGGTGACCGGCTGGGGCACCATCAATGGCCGCATGGTTTGCGTGTTCTCACAGGATTTCACCGTGCTGGGCGGATCGCTGTCGGAAACCCATGCGCAGAAAATCTGCAAGATCATGGATATGGCCGTGAAGATGGGCGCCCCCATGATCGGGCTGAATGATTCCGGTGGTGCTCGCATTCAGGAAGGTGTGGCTTCACTGGCCGGTTATGCAGAAGTGTTCCGGCGCAATGCCTCAGCCTCCGGCGTGGTACCGCAGATTTCGGTAATCATGGGCCCCTGTGCCGGGGGTGCTGTTTACTCGCCTGCGATGACCGACTTCATCTTCATGGTGAAGGATACGTCCTACATGTTCGTCACCGGGCCTGACGTGGTGAAGACGGTGACCAATGAAATCGTCACAGCTGAAGAACTGGGCGGGGCGACGACGCACACGACGAAATCGTCCGTGGCTGATGGCGCGTTTGAGAATGATGTCGAAACGCTTGAGCAAGTGCGCCGGCTTTTCGATTTCCTGCCGCTGTCCAACCGCGAGCCTGCGCCGACACGGCCGTTCCATGACGAGCCGGACCGGATGGAGATGCGGCTCGACACGCTGATCCCTGATTCCGCTGCTAAGCCTTATGACATGAAGGAACTGGTTCTGGCGCTGGCTGACGAAGGCGACTTCTTCGAAATCCAGCAGGCCTTCGCGCGCAACATCATCACTGGTTTCATTCGCATCGAAGGCCAGACGGTTGGTGTTGTCGCAAACCAGCCTCTGCATCTGGCGGGCGTGCTTGATATTGACTCGTCGCGCAAGTCAGCACGCTTCGTACGCTTCTGCGATGCCTTCAGCATTCCGATCCTGACGCTGGTGGATGTGCCGGGCTTCCTGCCGGGCGTGGCGCAGGAACTGGGCGGCGTGATCAAGCATGGCGCGAAGTTGCTGTTCGCCTACAGTCAGGCCACGGTACCCATGGTGACGCTGATCACCCGCAAGGCCTATGGTGGCGCCTATGACGTGATGGCCTCGAAACATATTGGTGCCGATGTGAACTACGCGTGGCCTTCTGCCGAGATCGCCGTGATGGGAGCCAAGGGAGCTACCGAAATTCTCTATCGCAGCGAATTGGCCGACAAGGACAAGATCGCCGCACGCACCCAGGAGTATGAGGCGCGATTTGCCAATCCCTTCGTGGCGGCGGAGCGTGGCTTCATCGATGAAGTGATCATGCCGCATGCCTCGCGCAAACGCATTGCGCGGGCATTTGCAGCCTTGCGCAAAAAGAAAGTGGAAGTGGCGTGGAAAAAACACGACACGATTCCGCTGTGA